One Sanguibacter sp. HDW7 DNA window includes the following coding sequences:
- a CDS encoding sugar MFS transporter gives MTDLAPTTFRRDGYTLTHYSVLVVWGWFIYSFSPSVPLLAEDLGVSKAVAGLHGTAMAVGAVTAALLLPRLLRALGPQRLLVVSLALVAVGVTGFVLGPGIAATLPSLAVVALGGNLALSVAQLNLSRRHGASAPAVITEANGAGSGIGLVGPLAVGLAVGIGWGWRAAVAVTILLAVTVAVAISRLPREGADATDAVPAAAPEPDAVAPSPARRGLAPGSRGLLVALVAAMALENATTYWSTSLVIERTGADASIATSTTAGLLVGMTTIRFAGTVLTRRAGADRVLAVSFLVAILGWAVLWTAQTPGVAVAGLVVAGLGYGAQYPLSIALLLGIAREGADRAQAVATFVAGATVGLAPFLLGAAADAVGTHTAFVAIPVLALLGAVGAFLGSRTARAHNLL, from the coding sequence GTGACCGACCTCGCTCCCACGACCTTCCGCCGTGACGGCTACACCCTCACGCACTACTCGGTGCTCGTCGTGTGGGGCTGGTTCATCTACTCCTTCAGCCCGTCCGTGCCGCTCCTCGCCGAGGACCTCGGCGTGTCGAAGGCCGTCGCTGGTCTGCACGGCACGGCCATGGCTGTGGGTGCCGTCACGGCGGCGCTGCTCCTGCCGCGCCTCCTGCGGGCGCTCGGCCCCCAGCGTCTGCTCGTCGTGAGCCTCGCCCTCGTCGCGGTGGGCGTCACCGGCTTCGTCCTCGGGCCGGGCATCGCCGCGACGCTCCCGTCGCTCGCTGTCGTCGCGCTCGGTGGCAACCTCGCGCTCTCCGTCGCCCAGCTCAACCTCTCGCGGAGGCACGGCGCCTCGGCGCCCGCCGTCATCACCGAGGCCAACGGCGCGGGCTCGGGGATCGGGCTTGTCGGCCCGCTCGCGGTCGGACTCGCCGTCGGGATCGGCTGGGGCTGGCGTGCCGCGGTCGCGGTGACCATCCTCCTCGCCGTCACGGTTGCGGTCGCGATCTCCCGGCTCCCGCGCGAGGGCGCGGACGCCACCGACGCCGTACCCGCGGCTGCTCCGGAGCCCGACGCCGTCGCCCCGTCGCCCGCGCGCCGGGGCCTCGCCCCGGGCTCGCGCGGCCTGCTCGTCGCGCTCGTCGCCGCCATGGCGCTCGAGAACGCGACGACGTACTGGTCGACGTCGCTCGTCATCGAGCGGACAGGGGCCGACGCGAGCATCGCGACCTCGACGACCGCAGGCCTCCTCGTCGGCATGACGACGATCCGCTTCGCAGGCACCGTCCTCACCCGCCGGGCCGGGGCCGACCGCGTGCTCGCCGTGAGCTTCCTCGTCGCGATCCTCGGCTGGGCGGTCCTGTGGACCGCGCAGACCCCGGGCGTCGCGGTCGCGGGCCTAGTCGTCGCAGGCCTCGGCTACGGCGCGCAGTACCCGCTGTCGATCGCGCTGCTGCTCGGCATCGCGCGCGAGGGGGCCGACCGGGCGCAGGCCGTCGCGACGTTCGTGGCGGGGGCGACCGTCGGTCTCGCGCCGTTCCTGCTCGGCGCGGCGGCCGACGCCGTCGGCACGCACACCGCGTTCGTCGCGATCCCCGTCCTCGCGCTGCTCGGCGCGGTCGGCGCGTTCCTCGGCTCGCGCACCGCGAGGGCCCACAACCTGCTCTGA
- a CDS encoding NfeD family protein, whose translation MAVGQKGDVVDWYWWIAILLALIAIEALTLDLVLFMFAGGALAGAIVSAADGSILWQVVAFALVSAILLVALRPFLLKSLRRRGEDLPETNVAALTGRGAVVIDEVSEGAGLVKLAGEVWSARTEGDAVLPVGAEVRVVRIAGATAIVVLAGSARTTDA comes from the coding sequence ATGGCCGTCGGCCAGAAGGGGGACGTCGTGGACTGGTACTGGTGGATCGCGATCCTGCTCGCGCTCATCGCGATCGAGGCGCTGACGCTGGATCTCGTGCTCTTCATGTTCGCGGGCGGTGCGCTCGCGGGCGCGATCGTGTCGGCGGCGGACGGCAGCATCCTCTGGCAGGTGGTCGCGTTCGCCCTCGTCTCGGCGATCCTGCTCGTCGCGCTGCGCCCCTTCCTCCTCAAGTCGCTACGTCGCCGAGGCGAGGACCTCCCGGAGACCAACGTCGCGGCCCTCACGGGCCGCGGTGCCGTCGTCATCGACGAGGTCTCCGAGGGCGCCGGGCTCGTCAAGCTCGCAGGCGAGGTCTGGTCCGCGCGGACCGAGGGTGACGCCGTCCTGCCGGTCGGCGCCGAGGTCCGTGTCGTGCGGATCGCCGGCGCGACGGCGATCGTCGTTCTCGCCGGCTCGGCGCGCACGACCGACGCCTGA
- a CDS encoding ABC transporter ATP-binding protein, whose translation MTEVLALHDVTVRRSGNHILDEVSWTVHDSDRWVVLGRNGAGKTTLLQIASARMHPTSGSAVILGERLGRVDVSELRPRIGLASAALAETISAVETVEDVVLTAAYGMTGRWRERYDEVDHGRANDLLRLFGLTGFERRTFGTLSEGERKRVQIARSLMADPELLLLDEPAAGLDLGGREELVAALAEIAGDRRSPVLVLVTHHVEEIPPNFTHALLLRQGRAFLAGPIDQVITSENLSDAFGLPLVVTRDGNRFAARGR comes from the coding sequence ATGACCGAGGTCCTCGCCCTGCACGACGTCACCGTCCGCCGCTCCGGAAACCACATCCTCGACGAGGTCTCCTGGACCGTCCACGACTCCGACCGCTGGGTCGTCCTCGGCCGCAACGGGGCGGGCAAGACGACGCTCCTGCAGATCGCGTCTGCCCGCATGCACCCGACGAGCGGCTCGGCCGTCATCCTCGGCGAGCGGCTCGGCCGCGTCGACGTCTCCGAGCTCCGCCCGCGGATCGGCCTCGCGAGCGCCGCGCTCGCCGAGACCATCTCCGCGGTCGAGACGGTCGAGGACGTCGTCCTCACCGCCGCCTACGGCATGACGGGCCGCTGGCGTGAGCGCTACGACGAGGTCGACCACGGCCGCGCGAACGATCTCCTGCGCCTCTTCGGCCTCACCGGCTTCGAGCGTCGCACCTTCGGCACCCTGAGCGAGGGTGAGCGCAAGCGGGTGCAGATCGCCCGCTCGCTCATGGCCGACCCCGAGCTCCTGCTGCTCGACGAGCCCGCTGCGGGCCTCGATCTCGGTGGGCGCGAGGAGCTCGTCGCGGCCCTCGCCGAGATCGCGGGCGACCGTCGCTCGCCCGTCCTCGTGCTCGTGACGCACCACGTCGAGGAGATTCCGCCGAACTTCACGCACGCCCTCCTGCTGCGCCAGGGGCGCGCGTTCCTCGCCGGTCCGATCGACCAGGTCATCACGTCGGAGAACCTCTCCGACGCGTTCGGCCTGCCGCTCGTCGTCACGCGCGACGGCAACAGGTTCGCCGCGCGCGGACGCTGA
- a CDS encoding RNA methyltransferase: MPTTPAHPVLPADVDLVEITDVTAPGLEDYVSLTDVRLRSRTEPGKGLYIAESSTVIRRALAAGHRPRSFFMEHKWLPSMADVLAEHPGVPVYTGTAEVLEQVTGFHLHRGALASMHRPPLAPVAELLASARDGQGARRVVVLEDTVDHTNVGAAMRACAAMGVDAVLFTPSCADPLYRRAVRVSMGTVFQVPWTRFEHWPAGPADGAADGVELLRELGFTVAALALEDDSVSLDVLERDTPEKLALVFGTEGDGLKPRTITACDLTVKIPMAGGVDSLNVASAVAVAGWATRVRD; encoded by the coding sequence GTGCCCACGACCCCCGCTCACCCCGTGCTGCCCGCCGACGTCGACCTCGTCGAGATCACCGACGTCACCGCCCCCGGGCTCGAGGACTACGTCTCGCTCACCGATGTGCGGCTGCGTTCGCGCACCGAGCCGGGCAAGGGCCTCTACATCGCCGAGTCCTCGACGGTCATCCGGCGGGCGCTCGCCGCAGGGCACCGGCCGCGGTCGTTCTTCATGGAGCACAAGTGGCTGCCGTCGATGGCGGACGTGCTCGCCGAGCACCCCGGCGTGCCCGTCTACACGGGCACGGCCGAGGTCCTCGAGCAGGTGACGGGCTTCCACCTGCACCGCGGTGCGCTCGCGTCGATGCACCGGCCGCCGCTCGCGCCGGTCGCCGAGCTGCTCGCGTCCGCGCGCGACGGTCAGGGCGCCCGCCGGGTCGTCGTCCTCGAGGACACCGTCGACCACACGAACGTCGGCGCCGCGATGCGCGCGTGCGCCGCCATGGGCGTCGACGCAGTCCTCTTCACGCCGTCGTGCGCCGACCCGCTCTACCGGCGCGCCGTGCGGGTCTCGATGGGCACGGTCTTCCAGGTGCCGTGGACCCGCTTCGAGCACTGGCCCGCGGGCCCCGCGGACGGGGCGGCCGACGGCGTCGAGCTGCTGCGCGAGCTCGGCTTCACGGTGGCGGCCCTCGCGCTCGAGGACGACTCGGTGAGCCTCGACGTGCTCGAGCGCGACACCCCGGAGAAGCTCGCGCTCGTCTTCGGCACCGAGGGCGACGGCCTCAAGCCGCGCACCATCACGGCGTGCGACCTCACGGTGAAGATCCCCATGGCGGGCGGGGTCGACTCGCTCAACGTCGCCTCGGCCGTCGCGGTCGCCGGGTGGGCGACGCGCGTGCGGGACTGA
- the glgC gene encoding glucose-1-phosphate adenylyltransferase — MAAPRVLAIVLAGGEGKRLMPLTADRAKPAVPFGGIYRLIDFALSNLVNSHYLQIVVLTQYKSHSLDRHISKTWRMSHLLGNFVAPVPAQQRVGKHWYLGSADAIYQCLNIIHEEKPDIVVVVGADHVYRMDFSQMVDAHLESGAELTVAGIRQPIGLADQFGVIDTDPADPTKIRAFLEKPTDPVGLADSPGEVLASMGNYVFTAEALVEAVTRDADDAASRHDMGGDIVPAFVERGTAAVYDFIRNDVPGSTDRDRDYWRDVGTLDAYYDANMDLIATRPVFNLYNGDWPLYTGYVGLPPAKFVHAGAGRLGHAVDSIVSPGVIVSGAQVSGSIVSPGSRLHSWSMIADSVILDGVTVDRYAQVNRCIIDKNVIIEENARVGFDAEFDRARGYTVTESGITVIPKGARVTR; from the coding sequence ATGGCTGCTCCTCGGGTCCTGGCAATCGTCCTTGCAGGCGGAGAAGGAAAGCGGCTGATGCCACTGACGGCGGACCGGGCCAAGCCCGCGGTGCCGTTCGGCGGCATCTACCGCCTCATCGACTTCGCGCTGTCCAACCTCGTGAACTCGCACTACCTGCAGATCGTCGTGCTCACGCAGTACAAGTCGCACAGCCTCGATCGGCACATCTCGAAGACCTGGCGCATGTCGCACCTGCTGGGCAACTTCGTGGCGCCGGTCCCCGCGCAGCAGCGCGTCGGCAAGCACTGGTACCTCGGCAGCGCCGACGCGATCTACCAGTGCCTCAACATCATCCATGAGGAGAAGCCCGACATCGTCGTCGTCGTCGGCGCCGACCACGTCTACCGCATGGACTTCTCCCAGATGGTCGACGCCCACCTCGAGTCGGGCGCAGAGCTCACGGTCGCGGGCATCCGTCAGCCGATCGGGCTCGCCGACCAGTTCGGCGTCATCGACACCGACCCCGCGGACCCGACGAAGATCCGCGCGTTCCTCGAGAAGCCGACCGACCCGGTCGGGCTCGCCGACTCCCCCGGCGAGGTTCTCGCCTCGATGGGCAACTACGTCTTCACCGCCGAGGCCCTCGTCGAGGCCGTGACCCGCGACGCGGACGACGCTGCGAGCCGGCACGACATGGGCGGCGACATCGTGCCCGCGTTCGTCGAGCGCGGCACGGCAGCCGTCTACGACTTCATCCGCAACGACGTGCCCGGCTCGACCGACCGTGACCGCGACTACTGGCGTGACGTCGGGACGCTCGACGCGTACTACGACGCGAACATGGACCTCATCGCGACGCGACCCGTGTTCAACCTCTACAACGGCGACTGGCCGCTCTACACGGGCTACGTCGGGCTCCCGCCCGCGAAGTTCGTCCACGCGGGTGCCGGCCGGCTCGGTCACGCGGTCGACTCGATCGTCTCCCCCGGTGTCATCGTCTCCGGGGCGCAGGTCTCGGGCTCGATCGTCTCCCCCGGCTCGCGCCTGCACTCGTGGTCGATGATCGCGGACTCCGTCATCCTCGACGGCGTCACGGTCGACCGCTACGCCCAGGTCAACCGCTGCATCATCGACAAGAACGTCATCATCGAGGAGAACGCGCGCGTCGGCTTCGACGCCGAGTTCGACCGCGCACGCGGCTACACGGTGACGGAGTCCGGCATCACGGTCATCCCCAAGGGAGCGCGCGTCACGCGCTGA
- the serB gene encoding phosphoserine phosphatase SerB produces the protein MTTPQADRWLLVMDVDSTFITAEVIELLAAHAGAREEVAAVTSAAMRGEIDFGESLERRVALLAGLPDSVFDDVLAEVTVTPGALELVAEAQSRGWVVGLVSGGFEEIVVPLAARAGITRVRANRLESEGGTLTGRTTGPVIDREVKEETLRAFAAEEGIDMSRTIAIGDGANDLAMIGAAAIGIAFDAKPVVREQAPFSIDGPRLDAALEIIDREVAALTS, from the coding sequence GTGACCACTCCCCAGGCCGATCGCTGGCTCCTCGTCATGGACGTCGACTCCACCTTCATCACCGCGGAGGTCATCGAGCTTCTCGCCGCCCACGCGGGCGCTCGTGAGGAGGTCGCGGCCGTGACAAGCGCCGCGATGCGCGGCGAGATCGACTTCGGCGAGTCGCTCGAGCGTCGCGTCGCGCTCCTCGCGGGACTTCCGGACTCGGTGTTCGACGACGTCCTCGCGGAGGTCACGGTGACGCCGGGCGCGCTCGAGCTTGTCGCTGAGGCGCAGTCGCGTGGCTGGGTCGTCGGGCTCGTCTCGGGCGGCTTCGAGGAGATCGTCGTGCCACTCGCCGCCCGCGCCGGCATTACGCGCGTCCGGGCCAACCGCCTCGAGTCCGAGGGCGGCACGCTCACGGGCCGCACGACCGGTCCGGTCATCGACCGCGAGGTCAAGGAGGAGACGCTGCGTGCGTTCGCCGCCGAGGAGGGCATCGACATGTCACGCACGATCGCGATCGGCGACGGTGCGAACGACCTCGCGATGATCGGTGCGGCAGCGATCGGCATCGCGTTCGACGCGAAGCCCGTCGTGCGCGAGCAGGCCCCGTTCAGCATCGACGGGCCGCGGCTCGACGCAGCGCTCGAGATCATCGACCGCGAGGTCGCAGCCCTCACGAGCTGA
- the glgA gene encoding glycogen synthase has product MRVDLLTREFPPFVYGGAGVHVAELSAVLRAHADVRVHCFDGPRDETEQPGVTGYTAPEELAAANPALSTFGVDLEMAAGVAGTDLVHSHTWYANLAGHLGSLLHGVPHVISAHSLEPLRPWKSEQLGGGYALSSWAERTAYEAADAIIAVSGGMRADILRSYPSIDPARVHVVHNGIDLDAWQRPTGEAARVGDDAVRGLGVDPGRPAVVFVGRITRQKGLPYLLRAAEQLPADVQLVLCAGSPDTPQIAEEVSAAVAELSKRRSGVVWIEEMLPRETLVALLAACTVFVCPSIYEPLGIVNLEAMAVGLPVVGSATGGIPEVVDDGVTGLLVPIEQVQDGTGTPTDPDRFVNDLADALVRVVSDPERAAEMGLAARRRVEEHFAWTAIGERTMEVYRAVLDGR; this is encoded by the coding sequence GTGAGAGTCGACCTTCTGACCCGTGAGTTCCCTCCCTTCGTCTACGGCGGGGCGGGGGTGCACGTCGCCGAGCTCTCGGCGGTCCTGCGCGCGCACGCCGACGTGCGCGTGCACTGCTTCGACGGTCCTCGCGACGAGACGGAGCAGCCCGGCGTCACGGGCTACACCGCACCCGAGGAGCTCGCAGCCGCGAACCCCGCGCTGTCGACGTTCGGTGTCGACCTCGAGATGGCGGCCGGGGTCGCGGGGACGGATCTCGTCCACTCGCACACCTGGTACGCGAACCTCGCCGGCCACCTCGGTTCGTTGCTCCACGGCGTGCCCCACGTCATCTCGGCGCACTCGCTCGAGCCGCTGCGGCCGTGGAAGTCCGAGCAGCTCGGCGGCGGCTACGCGCTGTCGTCGTGGGCAGAGCGCACGGCGTACGAGGCGGCCGACGCGATCATCGCGGTCTCGGGCGGCATGCGCGCGGACATCCTGCGCTCCTACCCGTCGATCGACCCGGCGCGCGTCCACGTCGTCCACAACGGCATCGACCTTGACGCGTGGCAGCGCCCGACGGGCGAGGCTGCGCGCGTCGGCGACGACGCCGTCCGCGGTCTCGGCGTCGACCCCGGCCGCCCCGCGGTCGTCTTCGTCGGCCGCATCACGCGCCAGAAGGGCCTGCCGTACCTGCTGCGCGCGGCCGAGCAGCTGCCCGCCGACGTCCAGCTCGTCCTGTGCGCGGGCTCGCCCGACACCCCGCAGATCGCCGAAGAGGTCTCGGCCGCGGTCGCCGAGCTCTCGAAGCGCCGCTCGGGCGTCGTGTGGATCGAGGAGATGCTCCCGCGCGAGACGCTCGTCGCGCTGCTCGCGGCGTGCACGGTCTTCGTGTGCCCGTCGATCTACGAGCCCCTCGGCATCGTCAACCTCGAGGCCATGGCCGTCGGCCTGCCCGTCGTCGGTTCCGCGACCGGCGGCATCCCCGAGGTCGTCGACGATGGCGTCACGGGCCTGCTCGTGCCGATCGAGCAGGTGCAGGACGGCACCGGCACGCCGACCGACCCGGACCGCTTCGTCAACGACCTCGCCGACGCCCTCGTGCGCGTCGTCTCCGACCCCGAGCGTGCGGCCGAGATGGGCCTGGCGGCCCGCCGCCGGGTCGAGGAGCACTTCGCCTGGACGGCGATCGGCGAGCGCACGATGGAGGTCTACCGCGCGGTGCTCGACGGCCGCTGA
- a CDS encoding glutamate--cysteine ligase: MTAPRTVGVEEEFLLVDEQGHPTAVAGAVLDAAPREVREGPDDVPGGGLEHELMLEQIETGTPPCPDLATLDAEIRAGRVRANEASAALGARIAAVGTSPVHVLGTRVPSRRYDRAAAQFGLTADEQLTSGCHVHVGVASRAEGVAVLDRIGPWLAPLLAISANSPFWQGVDTSYASYRAQVWSRWPTAGPVRTFGSVAAYDDAVARLLTTGTILDVGMIYFDARLSARYPTVEIRVADVCLAPATATLVAALARALVETAAREHADGLVPTALHPEVLRAAAWRASRSGLGDVLVDPATWAEASAHDVVGSLVEHVRPALEDAGDLDAVTELLGGLWARGGGARRQRAWFAESGDVLDVSRRAADATLG; encoded by the coding sequence ATGACCGCTCCCAGGACAGTCGGCGTCGAGGAGGAGTTCCTCCTCGTCGACGAGCAAGGACACCCGACCGCCGTTGCCGGCGCCGTGCTCGACGCCGCGCCGCGCGAGGTCCGCGAGGGCCCCGACGACGTGCCCGGCGGCGGGCTCGAGCACGAGCTCATGCTCGAGCAGATCGAGACCGGCACCCCGCCGTGCCCGGACCTCGCGACGCTCGACGCGGAGATTCGCGCGGGCCGCGTCCGCGCGAACGAGGCGTCGGCGGCCCTCGGTGCGCGCATCGCCGCCGTCGGCACGAGCCCCGTCCACGTCCTCGGCACCCGGGTGCCGTCGCGCCGCTACGACCGTGCCGCGGCGCAGTTCGGGCTCACGGCCGACGAGCAGCTGACGAGCGGCTGCCACGTCCACGTCGGCGTCGCCTCGCGCGCGGAGGGTGTCGCCGTGCTCGACCGCATCGGGCCGTGGCTCGCGCCGCTCCTCGCGATCTCGGCGAACTCGCCGTTCTGGCAGGGCGTCGACACGTCCTACGCGTCCTACCGGGCCCAGGTGTGGTCCCGCTGGCCGACGGCAGGCCCGGTGCGGACGTTCGGGTCCGTCGCGGCGTACGACGACGCGGTCGCGCGCCTGCTCACGACGGGGACGATCCTCGACGTCGGCATGATCTACTTCGACGCGCGGCTCTCGGCGCGGTACCCGACCGTCGAGATCCGGGTCGCCGACGTGTGCCTCGCACCCGCGACGGCGACGCTCGTCGCGGCGCTCGCCCGCGCGCTCGTCGAGACGGCCGCGCGGGAGCACGCCGACGGCCTCGTCCCGACCGCGCTGCACCCCGAGGTGCTGCGCGCCGCCGCATGGCGGGCGAGCAGGTCGGGCCTCGGCGACGTCCTCGTCGACCCGGCGACGTGGGCGGAGGCGTCGGCGCACGACGTCGTCGGGAGCCTCGTCGAGCACGTGCGTCCCGCGCTCGAGGACGCGGGCGACCTCGACGCCGTCACCGAGCTCCTCGGTGGCCTGTGGGCCCGTGGCGGGGGTGCGCGCCGCCAGCGGGCCTGGTTCGCGGAGTCGGGCGATGTCCTCGACGTCTCCCGACGTGCGGCCGACGCGACCCTCGGCTGA
- a CDS encoding N-acetyltransferase, whose product MTRHVRVAASDDADALAALAALTFPLACPPGTDPADVAAFVRGNLTAPHLAAHAVDPSCDLLLVADDAAPGAPLAYALVLDDAPPATAVVPAPSRMLSKLYAHPDMHGTPVASQLMAAVLDASRSRGAAAVWLGVNQLNERAQRFYAKHGFEVVGTKHMQVGDRTHDDYVLARAL is encoded by the coding sequence GTGACGCGGCACGTCAGGGTCGCGGCCTCCGACGACGCCGACGCGCTGGCCGCGCTCGCGGCCCTGACGTTCCCGCTCGCGTGCCCGCCGGGCACCGACCCGGCGGACGTCGCGGCCTTCGTGCGCGGCAACCTCACGGCCCCGCACCTCGCGGCGCACGCCGTCGACCCGTCGTGCGACCTGCTGCTCGTCGCCGACGACGCGGCCCCGGGCGCGCCTCTCGCGTACGCGCTCGTGCTCGACGACGCGCCGCCCGCGACCGCCGTCGTGCCTGCGCCGTCCCGCATGCTCTCGAAGCTCTACGCGCACCCGGACATGCACGGCACGCCCGTCGCGTCGCAGCTCATGGCGGCGGTGCTCGACGCCTCCCGCTCGCGCGGGGCGGCGGCCGTGTGGCTCGGCGTCAACCAGCTCAACGAGCGCGCGCAGCGGTTCTACGCCAAGCACGGCTTCGAGGTCGTCGGGACCAAGCACATGCAGGTCGGCGACCGCACGCACGACGACTACGTGCTCGCGCGGGCCCTCTGA
- a CDS encoding SPFH domain-containing protein translates to MTDLPVTTLAAASDSPQLTFGLVLAIIIAIVVLIVIGKSVRIVPQAQTWLVERLGRYSHSFEAGLHLLIPFVDRVRAQVDLREQVVSFPPQPVITSDNLVVSIDTVIYFQVTDPKSAVYEIANYIVGIEQLTVTTLRNVIGSMDLEQTLTSRDQINGQLRGVLDEATGRWGIRVNRVELKAIDPPASVQGSMEQQMRAERDRRAAILTAEGVKQSQILTAEGEKQASILRAEGSAQSRILEAEGEARAILQVFDAIHAGDADPKLLAYQYLQMLPEIANGSSSKLWLVPTEFTAALGAISAGLGGTVPTVPMPPADDAEAAAARRRERLSFESSGLRNPAEALAEARRQAEAATVDATAAGQRSGRPFDPDATRGQQPGVPTQQGSHAAPAAQPYQQPPAQPYQAPVQDGEQPPAPPTPPAPPAI, encoded by the coding sequence ATGACCGACCTTCCCGTGACCACGCTCGCCGCCGCGAGCGACTCACCCCAGCTGACGTTCGGGCTCGTCCTCGCGATCATCATCGCGATCGTCGTCCTCATCGTCATCGGCAAGTCCGTCCGCATCGTCCCGCAGGCCCAGACGTGGCTCGTGGAGCGCCTCGGCCGCTACTCGCACTCGTTCGAGGCCGGCCTGCACCTGCTCATCCCGTTCGTCGACCGCGTCCGCGCGCAGGTCGACCTCCGCGAGCAGGTCGTCTCGTTCCCGCCGCAGCCCGTCATCACGTCGGACAACCTCGTCGTGAGCATCGACACCGTCATCTACTTCCAGGTGACCGACCCCAAGTCGGCGGTCTACGAGATCGCCAACTACATCGTCGGTATCGAGCAGCTCACCGTGACGACGCTCCGTAACGTCATCGGCTCGATGGACCTCGAGCAGACGCTCACGAGCCGCGACCAGATCAACGGCCAGCTCCGTGGCGTCCTCGACGAGGCGACCGGGCGCTGGGGCATCCGCGTCAACCGTGTCGAGCTCAAGGCGATCGACCCGCCCGCGTCCGTCCAGGGCTCGATGGAGCAGCAGATGCGCGCCGAGCGTGACCGCCGCGCCGCGATCCTCACCGCCGAGGGCGTCAAGCAGTCCCAGATCCTCACGGCCGAGGGTGAGAAGCAGGCGTCGATCCTCCGCGCCGAGGGTTCTGCGCAGTCGCGCATCCTCGAGGCCGAGGGTGAGGCGCGCGCGATCCTCCAGGTCTTCGACGCTATCCACGCCGGCGACGCCGATCCCAAGCTCCTCGCGTACCAGTACCTGCAGATGCTTCCGGAGATCGCCAACGGCTCGTCCTCCAAGCTCTGGCTCGTCCCGACGGAGTTCACCGCGGCGCTCGGCGCGATCTCGGCCGGCCTCGGCGGCACGGTCCCGACCGTCCCCATGCCTCCGGCAGACGACGCCGAGGCAGCGGCGGCACGCCGTCGCGAGCGTCTCTCGTTCGAGTCCTCGGGCCTGCGCAACCCGGCCGAGGCGCTCGCCGAGGCGCGACGTCAGGCCGAGGCCGCAACGGTCGACGCGACGGCGGCGGGTCAGCGTTCTGGCCGTCCGTTCGACCCGGACGCGACCCGTGGCCAGCAGCCGGGCGTGCCGACGCAGCAGGGTTCGCACGCGGCCCCGGCCGCGCAGCCGTACCAGCAGCCGCCGGCGCAGCCGTACCAGGCGCCGGTGCAGGACGGCGAGCAGCCGCCCGCCCCGCCGACGCCTCCGGCACCGCCCGCGATCTGA
- a CDS encoding YbhB/YbcL family Raf kinase inhibitor-like protein has protein sequence MDLTRPVAPDPYTSLPAVPSFTLTSETLVDGAAMPAEHTADGGSTSPQLSWTGFPASTRSFLVSCFDPDAPTPAGFWHWTVVDIPLETTSLDEGLGESDLMLDGAAFHVRNDGGSFDYTGAAPPAGDRAHRYVFAVHALDVDTLDLDADASPTAVAFTALFHTVACATLTVTHER, from the coding sequence ATGGACCTCACGCGCCCCGTCGCCCCGGACCCCTACACGTCCCTGCCGGCCGTCCCGTCGTTCACGCTGACGAGCGAGACTCTCGTCGACGGTGCGGCCATGCCGGCCGAGCACACCGCCGACGGCGGGAGCACCTCGCCGCAGCTGTCGTGGACGGGCTTCCCGGCCTCGACACGCTCGTTCCTCGTCTCGTGCTTCGACCCCGACGCACCGACGCCCGCCGGCTTCTGGCACTGGACGGTCGTCGACATCCCCCTCGAGACGACGTCGCTCGACGAGGGCCTCGGCGAGTCCGACCTCATGCTCGACGGCGCGGCGTTCCACGTCCGCAACGACGGCGGCAGCTTCGACTACACCGGCGCCGCCCCGCCCGCAGGCGACCGCGCGCACCGCTACGTCTTCGCGGTCCACGCCCTCGACGTCGACACGCTCGACCTCGACGCCGACGCGTCCCCCACGGCCGTCGCGTTCACGGCGCTGTTCCACACGGTCGCGTGCGCGACGCTCACCGTCACGCACGAGCGGTGA